A genomic region of Clavibacter michiganensis subsp. insidiosus contains the following coding sequences:
- a CDS encoding ABC transporter ATP-binding protein: MGDAVEVERVSVVVDGIPLLRPTDLAVAAGEAVAVTGPNGAGKTTLLRVVAGLTRPSTGSARVGGRPVDERVTAFRRAVSGSIGHPPVARDLTLAEHLAVIAATWGMDAQEARDRAAAHLERWRLAPLARRFPHELSSGQSQLAALAMATVRPYDVLLLDEPEQRLDPDRLQLVIGILRAELDHGRTVVLATHSPTLRDAVAHRSIALAGDAA, encoded by the coding sequence ATGGGCGATGCGGTCGAGGTCGAGCGGGTGTCGGTGGTCGTCGACGGGATCCCGCTGCTGCGGCCGACCGACCTCGCCGTCGCGGCAGGCGAGGCCGTCGCGGTCACGGGGCCGAACGGGGCCGGGAAGACGACCCTGCTCCGGGTGGTGGCCGGGCTCACCCGGCCGAGCACGGGATCCGCGCGGGTCGGCGGCCGGCCCGTCGACGAGCGCGTCACGGCGTTCCGGCGCGCGGTGTCCGGATCCATCGGCCACCCGCCCGTGGCGCGCGACCTGACCCTCGCCGAGCACCTCGCCGTCATCGCCGCGACCTGGGGCATGGACGCGCAGGAGGCCCGCGACCGGGCGGCGGCGCACCTCGAGCGCTGGCGGCTCGCGCCCCTCGCCCGGCGGTTCCCGCACGAGCTGTCCAGCGGCCAGTCGCAGCTGGCGGCCCTCGCGATGGCGACCGTGCGGCCCTACGACGTGCTGCTCCTCGACGAGCCCGAGCAGCGGCTCGACCCCGACCGGCTGCAGCTCGTGATCGGGATCCTCCGCGCCGAGCTCGACCACGGCCGCACCGTCGTGCTCGCGACGCACAGCCCGACGCTCCGCGACGCGGTGGCGCACCGGTCGATCGCGCTCGCCGGCGACGCCGCGTGA
- a CDS encoding GDSL-type esterase/lipase family protein yields the protein MSVVGASGRDGEVVELDGGSVRVHGHLGLMPVPGCVRPIRLPEAAWRDFPPAGELLRAQVSAAAGVRIRFTTPADEVRMRVRCTRIRVEELPGPRNAFVAEVDGADLPPVAAPVDVVRRVSASGDAAEETAVGSGDASVVVLRGLGRGPSTVTAWLPQGMLVDLVGIDAGAPVRAAEPLGLPRWIHHGSSIRQCVEAPDPTGAWPVVAARQAGLELVNLGFGGQCMLDPFVADAIAAGPADVISLSVGINIVGARSMDQRTFVPALHGFLDRVRRGHPDTPVVLASSILWPGSEHVPGPPGVEFRDDGSVRCFAAGDPADVPRGALTLAESRRHVAHVARVRQEAGERIAHLDGLALSGADDLARFTLPDGLHPGAALYAEMGERWVARVFADGGLVPRAGLDAVGR from the coding sequence GTGAGCGTCGTCGGCGCGTCCGGGCGCGACGGCGAGGTCGTCGAGCTGGACGGCGGGTCCGTCCGCGTCCACGGCCACCTCGGGCTGATGCCGGTGCCGGGCTGCGTACGGCCGATCCGGCTGCCCGAGGCCGCGTGGCGCGACTTCCCGCCGGCGGGCGAGCTGCTGCGGGCGCAGGTGTCGGCGGCGGCGGGGGTGCGGATCCGGTTCACGACCCCGGCGGACGAGGTGCGGATGCGGGTGCGCTGCACGCGCATCCGCGTCGAGGAGCTGCCGGGGCCGCGCAACGCGTTCGTCGCGGAGGTCGACGGCGCGGACCTGCCGCCGGTCGCGGCGCCGGTGGACGTCGTGCGCCGCGTCTCGGCGTCGGGCGACGCCGCCGAGGAGACGGCGGTCGGATCCGGGGACGCGTCCGTGGTCGTGCTCCGCGGGCTCGGGCGCGGGCCGTCGACCGTGACCGCGTGGCTGCCGCAGGGGATGCTCGTGGACCTCGTGGGGATCGACGCCGGCGCGCCCGTGCGGGCCGCGGAACCGCTGGGGCTGCCGCGCTGGATCCACCACGGCAGCTCCATCAGACAGTGCGTGGAGGCGCCGGATCCGACGGGGGCATGGCCCGTCGTCGCCGCGCGGCAGGCGGGCCTCGAACTCGTGAACCTGGGCTTCGGCGGCCAGTGCATGCTCGACCCGTTCGTCGCGGACGCCATCGCGGCGGGACCGGCGGACGTGATCTCGCTGAGCGTCGGCATCAACATCGTGGGCGCCCGGTCGATGGACCAGCGCACCTTCGTGCCCGCGCTGCACGGCTTCCTCGACCGCGTGCGGCGCGGGCATCCGGACACGCCGGTGGTGCTCGCGTCCTCGATCCTCTGGCCGGGCAGCGAGCACGTGCCCGGGCCGCCCGGCGTCGAGTTCCGCGACGACGGATCCGTGCGCTGCTTCGCGGCGGGCGACCCCGCGGACGTGCCGCGCGGGGCGCTCACGCTCGCCGAGTCGCGCCGGCACGTGGCGCACGTCGCGCGGGTGCGCCAGGAGGCGGGCGAGCGGATCGCGCACCTCGACGGCCTCGCGCTCTCCGGGGCGGATGACCTGGCGCGGTTCACGCTGCCCGACGGGCTGCACCCGGGCGCTGCGCTGTACGCGGAGATGGGGGAGCGGTGGGTGGCGCGTGTCTTCGCGGACGGCGGGCTGGTGCCGCGGGCGGGGCTCGACGCGGTCGGGCGCTGA
- a CDS encoding substrate-binding domain-containing protein — MTARTLRTGRSGTVALVSDFVSSTSHANSLVRGALDALRERDTILFTVDTQGDDRQEEQLLESLLGRTIDGVLYAWMFTRVVRAPALLDQVPHVLLNCVPESGAAHAVVPDEEAVGSDAARMLLDLGHRDRIWFVGGLPAGLTGGPAWRGRAPLALEERLAGLRRALADAGVALAGVQDVERDWDTADGRDAVAALLGSGARPTALVCADDAVAAGAYQALHRVGLRVPEDVSVVAFDGSAISRALDPPLASVALPQLELGRRAVELLLDRQAEPAVHRIPMRLIPGESVGPAR, encoded by the coding sequence ATGACCGCCCGGACGCTCCGCACGGGCCGCTCGGGCACCGTGGCGCTCGTCTCGGACTTCGTCAGCAGCACGTCGCACGCGAACTCCCTGGTGCGCGGGGCCCTCGACGCGCTGCGCGAGCGCGACACGATCCTCTTCACCGTCGACACGCAGGGCGACGACCGGCAGGAGGAGCAGCTCCTCGAGAGCCTGCTCGGCCGGACCATCGACGGCGTGCTCTACGCGTGGATGTTCACGCGCGTCGTGCGCGCGCCCGCGCTGCTCGACCAGGTACCGCACGTGCTGCTCAACTGCGTGCCCGAGTCGGGCGCCGCCCACGCCGTGGTGCCGGACGAGGAGGCCGTGGGATCCGACGCCGCGCGCATGCTGCTGGATCTCGGCCACCGCGATCGCATCTGGTTCGTGGGCGGCCTGCCCGCCGGCCTCACCGGCGGGCCGGCGTGGCGCGGGCGGGCGCCCCTCGCGCTCGAGGAGCGGCTCGCCGGCCTGCGACGCGCGCTCGCCGACGCGGGCGTCGCGCTCGCCGGCGTGCAGGACGTGGAGCGCGACTGGGACACGGCGGACGGGCGCGACGCGGTGGCGGCGCTCCTCGGATCCGGGGCCCGCCCGACCGCCCTCGTCTGCGCCGACGACGCCGTGGCCGCCGGCGCGTACCAGGCCCTGCACCGGGTGGGGCTCCGCGTGCCGGAGGACGTGTCGGTGGTCGCCTTCGACGGCAGCGCGATCAGCCGCGCGCTGGATCCGCCGCTCGCCTCGGTCGCGCTGCCGCAGCTCGAGCTCGGTCGCCGGGCCGTCGAGCTGCTCCTCGACCGGCAGGCCGAGCCGGCGGTGCACCGGATCCCGATGCGCCTCATCCCCGGCGAGTCGGTCGGACCGGCGCGCTGA
- a CDS encoding LacI family DNA-binding transcriptional regulator, producing MAGDEGASGRTAAAPAPRRRVTLAQVAERAGVSRSAVAFALTGRTDQRLSTETIARIRDAADELG from the coding sequence GTGGCCGGCGACGAGGGCGCGTCCGGCCGCACGGCTGCCGCGCCCGCGCCCCGACGGCGCGTGACGCTCGCGCAGGTGGCGGAGCGGGCCGGTGTCTCGCGCTCCGCGGTGGCCTTCGCGCTCACGGGGCGGACGGACCAGCGGCTCTCCACGGAGACGATCGCCCGCATCCGGGACGCGGCCGACGAGCTCGGCTAG
- a CDS encoding Dabb family protein, translated as MTLRHVVSWKLADRDPAALDRDAARVREALETLPDLVPGIRSFQVGRDVVGSARSHDVVLIADFDDRAGLEAYDAHPEHQRVAALVRSLVGSAASVDFEV; from the coding sequence ATGACCCTGCGCCACGTCGTCTCCTGGAAGCTCGCCGACCGCGATCCCGCCGCCCTCGACCGGGACGCCGCCCGCGTCCGCGAGGCGCTCGAGACGCTGCCCGACCTCGTGCCCGGGATCCGCTCCTTCCAGGTCGGACGCGACGTGGTCGGATCCGCGCGCAGCCACGACGTCGTGCTCATCGCCGACTTCGACGACCGGGCCGGCCTCGAGGCGTACGACGCGCACCCGGAGCACCAGCGCGTCGCCGCGCTCGTGCGGAGCCTCGTCGGATCCGCGGCGTCGGTCGACTTCGAGGTCTGA
- a CDS encoding glutaredoxin family protein: MSATVLTLVGKPGCHLCDDARDVVTGVLDGLDPARAAEVTLEERSILDDRALAARFAEEIPVLLIDGRVHNYWRIDADRLRAALAAR; this comes from the coding sequence ATGAGCGCAACGGTCCTGACCCTCGTCGGCAAGCCCGGCTGCCACCTCTGCGACGACGCGCGCGACGTCGTGACCGGCGTGCTCGATGGGCTCGACCCCGCCCGCGCGGCCGAGGTGACCCTGGAGGAGCGCAGCATCCTCGACGACCGGGCGCTCGCCGCCCGCTTCGCCGAGGAGATCCCCGTGCTGCTCATCGACGGGCGCGTGCACAACTACTGGCGCATCGACGCCGACCGGCTCCGCGCCGCGCTCGCCGCGCGCTGA